A genomic stretch from Helianthus annuus cultivar XRQ/B chromosome 1, HanXRQr2.0-SUNRISE, whole genome shotgun sequence includes:
- the LOC110930330 gene encoding uncharacterized protein LOC110930330: protein MSGGITRLKQHLTHIGGQVKSCLKVSVDIQHRVLAPLVDVVRLVDTEEKPSMGYIYDAMVRAKDQIKKNVTDERLVHKILGMIQARWTDQLHHLLHAEENDKVRQDLNLYIDSVGQFGSATAIRGRTKVAPYIWWRTYGIDTPLLQTFTISVLSETCSASSCKRNCSTFDNLHSKKRNCLLQRKLNDLVFIQYNTRLQRHFNSLKTNRSLDPILLRGVEENDDWVTPTQDELQEFVDGTDGLRWSDVREAMGGNEEVRPSSRTKRLRYRDDDDVTIHAEDDLNVQLDEMVDVDSEEDFMAYD, encoded by the exons ATGAGCGGAGGAATTACACGACTAAAGCAACATCTTACTCATATCGGAGGACAAGTCAAAAGTTGTTTGAAAGTGAGTGTGGATATCCAGCATAGAGTCTTAGCTCCTTTGGTTGATGTGGTTAGATTGGTTGATACGGAGGAGAAGCCAAGTATGGGTTATATCTATGATGCAATGGTTAGAGCGAAGGATCAAATCAAGAAAAATGTAACTGATGAAAGACTTGTCCATAAAATTTTAGGTATGATTCAAGCAAGATGGACCGACCAACTTCATCACCTGTTACATGCAG AGGAGAATGATAAAGTGAGGCAGGACTTGAATCTATACATTGATTCAGTTGGGCAATTTGGATCCGCGACTGCTATAAGGGGTAGAACGAAAGTTGCACCat ATATATGGTGGCGTACATATGGGATCGACACACCTTTGCTCCAAACATTTACTATTAGTGTCCTCAGTGAAACTTGTAGCGCTTCATCTTGTAAACGCAATTGCAGTACATTTGACAAT TTACACTCAAAGAAAAGAAATTGTCTTTTGCAACGAAAACTCAACGATCTTGTATTCATTCAATACAACACAAGGTTACAAAGGCACTTCAACTCATTAAAAACAAATAGATCTTTGGATCCTATTTTGTTGAGAGGCGTAGAGGAAAATGATGATTGGGTTACACCAACACAAGATGAGCTTCAAGAGTTTGTTGACGGTACGGATGGTCTTCGTTGGTCGGATGTACGAGAGGCAATGGGAGGAAATGAAGAAGTTAGGCCAAGTAGTAGGACCAAAAGATTGCGCTatagagatgatgatgatgttacaATTCATGCGGAAGATGATCTTAATGTACAACTGGATGAGATGGTTGATGTGGACTCGGAGGAAGATTTTATGGCTTATGACTAG